A stretch of the Poseidonibacter parvus genome encodes the following:
- a CDS encoding ion transporter, whose protein sequence is MTTMQKIEEVRDSKWFSNLTTFIIIAYACILGFKTLDEVETNYNLFLKVADYFVTIYFVFELAIKMVAEKKFANFFKSGWNIFDFVIVVITLLPLESSSFAAIARLMRVFRILRLFTARPELKAIIDMLIKAIPSIIDIVILLFIIFYIYAIIGSFFFVDLPSGLWKDFLISMLTLFRVLTFEDWTDVMYEAMEVYPWAWVYFVSFVIIAAFVFFNLFVAVIIGEMQKLQEEEMKKEIHEDSLKLDILLEEIKSLRTEVQELKEKDK, encoded by the coding sequence ATGACTACAATGCAAAAAATTGAAGAAGTTAGAGATTCAAAGTGGTTTTCTAATTTAACAACTTTCATTATTATTGCTTACGCTTGTATTTTAGGTTTTAAGACTTTAGACGAAGTTGAGACTAATTATAATTTATTTTTAAAAGTTGCTGATTATTTTGTAACTATATATTTTGTTTTTGAATTAGCAATTAAAATGGTTGCTGAGAAAAAGTTTGCAAACTTTTTTAAATCAGGTTGGAATATTTTTGATTTTGTTATTGTTGTAATTACTCTTTTACCTTTAGAGTCATCAAGTTTCGCTGCAATTGCAAGACTTATGAGAGTATTTAGAATCTTAAGATTATTCACTGCACGTCCAGAATTAAAAGCAATTATTGATATGCTTATTAAAGCAATTCCTTCTATTATTGATATTGTAATTTTATTATTTATAATCTTCTATATTTATGCAATTATTGGAAGTTTTTTCTTTGTAGACTTGCCTTCAGGACTTTGGAAAGATTTCTTAATTTCAATGCTTACATTATTTAGAGTTCTAACTTTTGAAGATTGGACAGATGTAATGTATGAGGCTATGGAAGTTTATCCATGGGCTTGGGTTTATTTTGTTTCTTTTGTAATTATTGCAGCTTTTGTATTTTTCAATTTATTTGTTGCTGTTATTATTGGTGAAATGCAAAAACTTCAAGAAGAAGAGATGAAAAAAGAGATTCATGAAGATAGTTTAAAATTAGATATACTGCTTGAAGAAATAAAATCTTTAAGAACAGAAGTTCAAGAATTAAAAGAGAAAGATAAATGA
- the upp gene encoding uracil phosphoribosyltransferase: MYKESTNVVVKHLVNRLRDVRTTSNEFRLTIEEISRVVACEALNDFETVSQNINTWQGSLDVEMIEVQKLVLVPILRAGEPMLTGILKTLPYAKSGFLAMKRDEETSLSKLFYENIPSLEGRTVLLLDPMIATGGSLIDGIDYLKTKNPKRIICLNVLGSPFGVQKVQEAHPDVDIFIAQIDERLDENNYIRPGLGDAGDRAFNTN, encoded by the coding sequence ATGTATAAAGAAAGTACAAATGTTGTTGTAAAACATCTTGTAAATAGATTAAGAGATGTAAGAACAACATCAAATGAGTTTAGACTAACTATTGAAGAAATATCAAGAGTAGTAGCCTGCGAGGCACTAAATGACTTTGAAACAGTAAGCCAAAATATTAATACATGGCAAGGTTCTTTAGATGTAGAAATGATTGAAGTACAAAAATTAGTACTTGTTCCTATTTTAAGAGCAGGTGAACCAATGCTTACAGGTATTTTAAAAACTCTTCCTTATGCAAAAAGTGGTTTTTTAGCAATGAAAAGAGATGAAGAAACATCTTTAAGTAAACTTTTTTATGAAAATATTCCTAGTTTAGAAGGAAGAACTGTTTTACTACTAGACCCTATGATTGCAACCGGAGGTTCTTTAATTGATGGAATTGATTATTTAAAAACTAAAAATCCTAAAAGAATTATTTGTCTAAATGTTTTAGGTTCACCTTTTGGAGTTCAGAAAGTACAAGAAGCACACCCTGATGTAGATATTTTCATAGCTCAAATTGATGAAAGATTAGATGAAAACAACTATATAAGACCAGGTCTTGGAGATGCAGGTGACCGAGCTTTTAATACAAACTAA
- a CDS encoding NCS2 family permease yields MNFFKLKEHNTTVKTELSAGFTTFLTMMYIVPVNGFILADAGLPMDAVVTATAIITILATLFSGLWSNTPIAMSVGMGLNAYFSYGLVLGMKIPWETALGIVFLSGILFVILSLTNFRVWIMTSIPMSLRRAISAGIGSFIAFIGLKQMGMISASEATLVTLGDFSNSNVLLGVLGLILAFSFYAYRIKGAFILSIAITSIVAWILGLGALPQSVISTPASISPIFMELDILSAFTLSLLPVIITFLITDMFDTLGTLTGVGTRAKLFQENNKNDKSLQKTLEADAIATTAGALVGVSTTTAFIESASGVEEGGRTGLTAVFTAMFFVTTLFMLPLFKAIPANAIYPVLVVVGVLMFTELGKINFEDSDLATSAGAFLIVILMPLTFSITNGIAAGFLVYTIIKLAKKEFSDLNIGILVITFISALAFIL; encoded by the coding sequence GTGAACTTCTTTAAATTAAAAGAGCATAACACAACAGTTAAAACTGAGCTTTCAGCTGGGTTTACTACTTTTTTAACAATGATGTATATTGTTCCAGTTAATGGTTTTATACTTGCAGATGCAGGTTTACCTATGGATGCAGTTGTAACTGCAACTGCTATTATTACTATTTTAGCAACACTTTTCTCAGGACTTTGGTCAAACACTCCAATTGCAATGAGTGTTGGTATGGGACTTAATGCATACTTTTCTTATGGCTTAGTTTTAGGTATGAAAATTCCTTGGGAAACAGCACTTGGTATTGTATTTTTATCTGGTATATTATTTGTAATTTTATCTTTAACAAATTTTAGAGTTTGGATTATGACATCAATTCCTATGAGTTTAAGACGAGCAATTTCTGCGGGTATTGGTTCTTTTATTGCTTTTATTGGTTTAAAGCAAATGGGAATGATTAGTGCAAGTGAAGCTACATTAGTTACCTTAGGTGATTTTTCAAATTCAAATGTACTACTTGGAGTTTTAGGTTTAATTCTTGCATTTTCTTTTTATGCTTATAGAATTAAAGGTGCATTTATTCTTTCAATTGCTATTACATCAATTGTAGCTTGGATTCTAGGTCTTGGTGCATTACCTCAAAGTGTCATCTCTACGCCTGCTTCAATTTCACCTATTTTTATGGAACTTGATATTTTAAGTGCTTTTACTTTATCTTTATTACCTGTGATTATTACATTCTTAATTACTGATATGTTTGATACTTTAGGTACTTTAACAGGAGTAGGGACTAGAGCTAAGTTATTTCAAGAAAATAACAAAAATGATAAGTCATTACAAAAAACGCTTGAAGCAGATGCAATTGCAACAACTGCAGGTGCATTAGTTGGAGTTTCAACTACAACAGCATTTATTGAAAGTGCATCAGGAGTTGAAGAGGGTGGACGTACTGGTTTAACTGCTGTATTTACAGCAATGTTTTTTGTAACTACTTTATTTATGCTTCCTTTATTTAAAGCAATTCCTGCAAATGCAATTTATCCTGTTTTAGTTGTTGTTGGTGTTTTAATGTTTACAGAACTTGGAAAAATAAATTTTGAAGATTCTGATTTAGCAACAAGTGCAGGAGCATTTTTAATTGTAATTTTAATGCCATTAACTTTCTCTATTACAAATGGTATAGCAGCAGGTTTTTTAGTTTATACAATTATAAAATTAGCTAAAAAAGAGTTTAGTGATTTGAATATTGGTATTTTAGTAATAACATTTATTAGTGCATTAGCATTTATTTTATAA
- a CDS encoding phosphoribosyltransferase yields the protein MEKLYYSYDLFKEDTQKLVNSCRDYEPDVLLAVARGGLTLAHLMAQAMDMRNLYSLNSVHYEGDLKLDTFNIFNIPDVSHAKRVLIIDDIVDSGETMEQILKILKEKFPNVEFKLATLFYKKTAVLQPDYTVREATQWIDFFWEVDVK from the coding sequence TTGGAAAAACTTTATTATAGTTATGATTTATTTAAAGAAGATACACAAAAATTAGTAAACTCTTGTAGAGATTATGAGCCAGATGTATTACTTGCAGTTGCAAGAGGTGGTTTGACATTAGCTCATTTAATGGCACAAGCAATGGATATGAGAAATTTATATAGCTTAAATTCTGTTCATTATGAAGGTGATTTAAAGCTTGATACATTCAATATTTTTAATATTCCTGATGTATCACATGCAAAAAGGGTTTTAATTATTGATGATATTGTTGATTCAGGTGAAACAATGGAACAAATTTTAAAAATATTAAAAGAAAAGTTTCCAAATGTAGAATTCAAATTAGCAACGCTATTTTATAAAAAAACTGCAGTTTTACAACCTGACTATACGGTAAGAGAAGCGACTCAATGGATTGATTTCTTCTGGGAAGTTGATGTAAAATAA
- a CDS encoding GDP-L-fucose synthase: MKTFTILGAGWLGLPLACELKKNYNVKVSIKDEKNRQKFQELGLDVFLLNEQNLSFLDKLLQTDYLFINFPPSKFEDYSSFLEKIYSHNKIKDIKKIIFVSSTSIYASEDGIYKEDSKLSNEKSPKVYESELLIKDKTDVIFRCSGLMGYNRVAGKRSSSKIVNDKDIKINYIHRDDVISATYFVINNNINGIFNLCSKEHPTKEEIYLHNAQKHGFKESIFKNEKGIKNRIIDGSKISSLGFEYKYPNPFEY; the protein is encoded by the coding sequence ATGAAAACATTTACAATATTAGGAGCAGGGTGGTTAGGTCTTCCACTTGCTTGTGAATTAAAAAAAAACTACAATGTAAAAGTATCAATTAAAGATGAAAAAAATAGACAAAAGTTTCAAGAGCTAGGTTTAGATGTTTTTTTATTAAATGAGCAAAATTTGAGTTTTTTAGATAAATTATTACAAACTGATTATCTATTTATAAATTTTCCACCTTCAAAGTTTGAAGATTATTCATCATTCTTAGAAAAAATTTATTCTCATAATAAAATAAAAGATATAAAAAAGATTATATTTGTAAGCTCTACATCTATTTATGCAAGTGAAGATGGAATTTATAAAGAAGATTCAAAATTATCAAATGAAAAGTCCCCTAAAGTTTATGAATCTGAACTTTTAATAAAAGATAAAACTGATGTCATTTTTAGATGCTCTGGACTTATGGGTTATAACAGAGTTGCAGGTAAGCGTTCTTCTTCAAAAATAGTAAATGATAAGGATATAAAAATAAATTACATACATAGAGATGATGTAATTAGTGCAACTTATTTTGTAATCAATAATAATATAAATGGAATTTTTAATTTGTGTTCAAAAGAACATCCAACAAAAGAAGAAATATACTTACATAATGCACAGAAACATGGATTTAAAGAATCGATTTTCAAGAATGAAAAAGGTATTAAAAATAGAATTATAGATGGAAGTAAAATTTCAAGTTTAGGATTTGAATATAAATATCCAAACCCCTTTGAGTATTAA
- a CDS encoding YajQ family cyclic di-GMP-binding protein — MAKSKEHQFDISAKLDMQEMKNAVIQAQKEVDNRYDFKGITKEIDLNQGAKTLTLTSASDNKIDAMKDILISKMNKRDISINSLEELKTEDSSGGNRKFTYKIIDSIEKDEAKTIQTEIKSLKLKVTAVNQGDEIRVSGKNIDDLQNVMKHLKSLELKAPLVFDNFR, encoded by the coding sequence ATGGCTAAATCAAAAGAACATCAGTTTGATATCTCGGCAAAATTAGATATGCAAGAGATGAAAAATGCAGTAATACAAGCACAAAAAGAAGTAGATAACAGATATGATTTTAAGGGTATTACAAAAGAAATAGATTTAAATCAAGGTGCTAAGACTTTAACTTTAACAAGTGCAAGTGATAATAAAATTGATGCAATGAAAGATATTTTAATTTCAAAGATGAATAAAAGAGATATTTCTATTAATTCACTAGAAGAGTTAAAAACAGAAGATTCAAGTGGTGGAAATAGAAAATTTACTTATAAAATTATTGATAGTATTGAAAAAGATGAAGCAAAAACAATTCAAACAGAAATCAAATCTTTAAAATTAAAAGTAACAGCTGTAAATCAAGGTGATGAGATTAGAGTTAGTGGTAAAAATATTGATGATTTACAAAATGTAATGAAGCATTTAAAATCACTAGAACTAAAAGCTCCATTAGTATTTGATAACTTTAGATAA
- a CDS encoding DUF423 domain-containing protein produces the protein MTLNNNSKKFLAIASFMMALSIALGAFGAHGLKSIVTDSMLKIYNTGIQYQFYNTLGLFIVAFLINFKPDSKKLRLSAWLIIIGMIIFSFSLYALVVLNLPILGAITPIGGTLLIIAWLVVTYSLLKE, from the coding sequence ATGACACTTAATAATAACAGTAAAAAATTTCTAGCAATTGCCTCTTTTATGATGGCTCTTTCAATTGCTCTTGGTGCTTTTGGTGCACATGGACTTAAATCAATAGTAACAGACTCAATGTTAAAAATATACAATACTGGAATACAGTATCAATTTTATAATACTCTTGGTCTTTTTATAGTGGCTTTTTTAATTAATTTTAAACCTGATTCAAAAAAATTAAGACTAAGTGCATGGCTTATAATTATTGGAATGATAATATTTTCTTTTTCATTATACGCTTTGGTTGTTTTAAATTTACCAATACTTGGAGCTATCACTCCAATTGGTGGAACTTTATTAATTATTGCTTGGTTAGTAGTAACTTATAGCTTATTAAAGGAATAA
- a CDS encoding metal-sulfur cluster assembly factor → MYTKEEIFKAVSTVLDPEVGFNLVEMGLIYDASCNEQNEVTVTMTLSTKACPLHQMIVNWVEEAVLRELPKVEKAEAIVVWEPAWNVTMANDNVKKALGG, encoded by the coding sequence ATGTATACAAAAGAAGAAATATTCAAAGCAGTATCAACAGTACTTGATCCAGAAGTAGGATTTAATCTAGTAGAAATGGGACTAATATACGATGCTTCATGCAATGAACAAAATGAAGTTACAGTAACTATGACTCTTTCAACAAAAGCTTGTCCTTTACATCAAATGATTGTAAATTGGGTAGAAGAAGCAGTTCTAAGAGAACTACCAAAAGTAGAAAAAGCAGAAGCTATTGTAGTTTGGGAGCCAGCTTGGAATGTAACTATGGCAAATGATAATGTAAAAAAAGCCCTAGGAGGATAA
- a CDS encoding uracil-xanthine permease family protein gives MKPTDYNFRAKDSILGLQFLFVAFGALVLVPILTGLDPSVALFTAGIGTLVFQFVNRGAVPPIFLASSFAFIAPISYGVQTWGIAATMSGLVAAGLLYVVLSMLIRLKGDNFIHKLLPAVVVGPVIMSIGLILSPVAVNLAMGKTGDGSIVLVPFETAIVISMIALLVTVFFSLLGKGMFKLIPILAGIIIGYILALIYGIVDFTSVGQAAWFSIPNFTTPEFNWQAIIFILPIAIAPAIEHIGDMLAISNVTKEDYLKKPGLKNTLLGDGLATSVAALFGGPPNTTYSEVTGAVTITKAYNPAIMTWAAIFAIALAFVGKIGALLSTIPTPVMGGIMLLLFGIIATLGIATLIKANTDFTCPRNMIIVSMILVFSIGGMTFNFGGVPFSGIGLGAIVGILLNLILPQAVKE, from the coding sequence ATGAAACCCACAGATTACAATTTTAGAGCAAAAGACTCTATTTTAGGTTTACAATTTTTATTTGTAGCTTTTGGTGCACTTGTTTTAGTGCCAATTTTAACAGGACTTGATCCAAGTGTTGCACTTTTTACAGCAGGAATTGGAACTTTAGTTTTCCAATTTGTAAATAGAGGTGCGGTACCTCCAATATTTTTAGCTTCTTCATTTGCTTTTATAGCTCCAATTTCTTATGGTGTTCAAACATGGGGAATTGCAGCAACTATGTCTGGGCTTGTAGCTGCTGGGTTATTGTATGTAGTTTTAAGTATGCTTATTAGATTAAAAGGAGATAATTTTATTCACAAATTATTACCAGCAGTTGTAGTTGGACCTGTTATTATGTCAATTGGTTTAATTCTTTCACCTGTTGCAGTTAATTTGGCAATGGGAAAAACAGGTGATGGGTCAATTGTGTTAGTACCGTTTGAAACTGCAATTGTTATCTCAATGATAGCCTTACTTGTAACTGTGTTTTTCTCTTTATTAGGTAAGGGAATGTTTAAGTTAATTCCTATATTAGCTGGTATTATAATTGGATATATTCTTGCTTTAATTTATGGAATAGTTGACTTTACATCAGTTGGTCAAGCTGCTTGGTTCAGTATTCCTAATTTTACTACACCTGAATTTAACTGGCAAGCAATAATTTTTATTTTGCCAATTGCAATTGCCCCTGCAATTGAACATATTGGTGATATGTTAGCAATTTCAAATGTTACTAAAGAAGATTATTTAAAAAAGCCAGGTTTAAAAAATACATTATTAGGTGATGGTCTTGCTACTTCAGTAGCTGCTTTATTTGGTGGTCCTCCTAATACTACTTATTCTGAAGTAACAGGTGCTGTTACTATTACAAAAGCATATAATCCTGCAATTATGACTTGGGCTGCAATTTTTGCAATTGCCTTAGCTTTTGTAGGAAAAATTGGTGCTTTATTATCAACAATTCCAACTCCTGTAATGGGTGGAATTATGTTATTGTTATTTGGTATTATCGCAACTTTAGGTATAGCAACACTTATCAAAGCAAATACTGATTTTACTTGTCCTAGAAATATGATTATTGTTTCTATGATTTTAGTATTTTCAATTGGTGGAATGACATTTAACTTTGGTGGAGTACCTTTTTCTGGAATTGGACTTGGTGCAATTGTTGGAATTTTATTAAATCTAATACTACCACAAGCTGTAAAAGAATAA
- a CDS encoding ATP-binding protein, whose protein sequence is MSKLTIKIKLILLFIIIKILPLLVMTYISYISIKNLNEYMNKSTTYLSNKSKEIILNTANESINDSITNLNKKSQESLERLTLEIANRVSEFLKQRDSDILFLSKLDITDKTLKEFYNSKEKEIVVHDKYNYNDKKQKWYIDNKIPNNNFTPKILSDNKTDFNYNPESLVKTKLIPIYKEISFFNLEGIEINKVSSLNQKKLDVSLKENTYINSENYFKKIQYLEEGEIFVSDVIGEYIGSKIIGTFTKEKAKKANIEFDAKSSAYSGLENPNGKRFEGIVRFITPVFKNEIKIGYLSMALNHRHIMEYTDNLNPIGIYSKSQIINAGEGNYAFMWDYLGRNISHPRDYFISGFNKKTGKRIAPWISKDLKDDFLKSGKKDLNDFLLTYPVFKEQSLSKKPNIKQLLEKGEVSLDCRYLNFAPQCNGWMELTKDGGHGSFIIFWSGVWKLVTAAPISYKTGKFKDSKRGFGFVTIGANVDEFHFAANKTRENITKILKTQNNIVKEIVDDNKYEISSYIKNIIKELTFISLIMIAIVIVIAILMSDYISSKIENLLIGTKKFANNEFDYRINNESNDEIGNLEKSFNEMASKISKLISEQTQLNEHLEESVKEKTKELIEINEDLEIRISKVVAKNRQKDAQLVQNNKMAAIGEMISMIIHQWKQPLNAISMINSSAELRLLIGENTEEELKKDNIAIKKQIELMSTTMEDFRNFFKNNVKNEYKVSSMIKKSINLIEKIYNYQGIFIKLEMQDSFKEELTLGYENEIMQVIINVINNSRDAILMNDCDIKRIEISCKEENDELIISILDFAGGISDEIKDKIFEAYFTTKEKEDGTGLGLYMAKTILEKVNGTITLNNKDTLIDDISYRGVNFIIKLKKETNG, encoded by the coding sequence ATGAGTAAATTAACAATTAAAATAAAACTAATTTTATTATTTATAATAATTAAAATACTTCCTTTATTAGTGATGACTTACATTTCTTATATAAGTATTAAAAATTTAAATGAATATATGAATAAGAGCACTACTTATTTATCTAATAAAAGTAAAGAGATTATCCTTAATACTGCAAATGAATCTATTAACGATAGTATTACTAATTTAAATAAAAAATCTCAAGAATCACTTGAAAGACTTACTTTAGAAATTGCAAATAGAGTATCAGAATTTTTAAAACAAAGAGATTCTGATATTTTATTTTTATCAAAACTTGATATTACAGATAAGACATTAAAAGAATTTTATAATAGCAAAGAAAAAGAAATAGTAGTTCATGATAAGTATAATTATAATGATAAAAAACAAAAATGGTATATAGATAATAAAATACCTAATAATAATTTTACTCCTAAAATATTAAGTGATAATAAAACAGATTTTAACTACAACCCGGAATCTTTAGTAAAAACAAAATTAATACCTATTTATAAAGAAATATCTTTTTTCAATTTAGAAGGAATTGAAATTAATAAAGTTTCATCATTAAATCAAAAAAAATTAGATGTCTCATTAAAAGAAAATACTTATATAAATTCAGAAAATTACTTTAAAAAAATACAATATTTAGAAGAAGGTGAGATATTTGTTTCTGATGTTATTGGTGAATATATAGGTTCAAAAATAATAGGTACATTTACAAAAGAAAAAGCTAAAAAAGCCAATATAGAATTTGATGCAAAAAGTAGTGCATATTCAGGATTAGAGAATCCAAATGGAAAAAGATTTGAAGGTATAGTACGATTTATTACACCTGTATTTAAAAACGAGATTAAAATTGGTTATTTGTCAATGGCTTTAAATCATAGGCATATAATGGAATATACTGATAATTTAAATCCTATTGGTATTTATTCAAAATCGCAAATTATAAATGCAGGAGAAGGTAATTATGCTTTTATGTGGGATTATTTAGGCCGTAATATCTCTCATCCAAGGGATTATTTTATATCTGGGTTTAATAAGAAAACTGGAAAACGTATTGCCCCTTGGATTAGTAAGGATTTAAAAGATGATTTTTTAAAATCAGGTAAAAAAGATTTAAATGATTTTTTATTAACTTATCCTGTTTTCAAAGAGCAATCCTTATCAAAAAAACCAAATATTAAACAGCTTTTAGAAAAAGGTGAAGTTTCATTAGATTGTAGATATTTAAATTTTGCACCACAATGTAATGGTTGGATGGAACTTACAAAAGATGGAGGACATGGTTCTTTCATAATTTTTTGGAGTGGAGTATGGAAGTTAGTAACTGCTGCTCCAATTTCATATAAAACAGGTAAGTTTAAAGATTCTAAAAGAGGTTTTGGTTTTGTAACAATTGGTGCTAATGTTGATGAATTCCATTTTGCTGCAAATAAAACTAGAGAAAATATAACAAAAATCTTGAAAACTCAAAATAATATTGTAAAAGAAATAGTCGATGATAATAAATATGAAATTAGTAGTTATATTAAAAATATAATTAAAGAATTAACTTTTATTAGTTTAATAATGATTGCAATAGTTATTGTAATTGCTATATTGATGTCAGATTATATTTCTTCAAAGATTGAAAACCTTCTTATTGGAACAAAAAAGTTTGCAAACAACGAGTTTGATTATCGAATCAATAATGAAAGTAATGATGAAATTGGTAATTTGGAAAAATCATTTAATGAAATGGCTTCTAAAATTAGTAAACTAATAAGTGAACAAACTCAATTAAATGAACATTTAGAAGAAAGTGTTAAAGAGAAGACAAAAGAATTAATAGAGATTAATGAAGATTTAGAAATTAGAATATCAAAAGTTGTTGCAAAAAATAGACAAAAAGATGCACAGTTAGTTCAAAATAATAAAATGGCAGCAATTGGAGAAATGATTTCTATGATTATTCATCAATGGAAACAACCTTTAAATGCTATAAGTATGATTAACTCTTCAGCTGAGTTAAGATTATTAATTGGTGAGAACACAGAAGAAGAATTAAAAAAAGATAATATTGCTATTAAAAAACAAATCGAATTAATGTCTACTACAATGGAAGATTTTAGAAACTTTTTTAAGAACAATGTTAAAAATGAATATAAAGTTTCATCAATGATAAAAAAATCAATTAATTTAATTGAAAAGATTTATAATTATCAAGGAATATTTATAAAACTAGAAATGCAAGATAGTTTTAAAGAAGAACTTACATTAGGTTATGAAAATGAAATTATGCAGGTAATTATCAATGTAATAAATAATTCAAGAGATGCAATACTTATGAATGATTGTGATATAAAAAGAATTGAGATAAGTTGTAAAGAAGAAAATGATGAACTAATTATTAGTATTCTTGACTTTGCAGGTGGAATAAGCGATGAAATTAAAGATAAAATTTTTGAAGCTTATTTTACAACAAAAGAGAAAGAAGATGGTACAGGCTTAGGATTATATATGGCTAAAACTATTCTTGAAAAAGTTAATGGTACAATTACACTTAATAACAAAGATACATTAATAGATGATATTTCATATAGAGGTGTAAACTTTATAATAAAATTAAAAAAGGAAACAAATGGCTAA
- a CDS encoding response regulator transcription factor: protein MRVLLLEDDNLLSDLLNDHLIDKGYDVTLCLNGQDALEYLIDEKFDFALLDINTPIMSGLEVLKTIREEYKIKIPVIILTAYQDTKHLKDSFENGVDDYIKKPFDLEELDQRILRLCRQFSIEQNDNIVITPTISFDPDSCRITLEDKSVSIAQKERDILKYFCTHKKRVISSDELLQNIWAYEEIPTDATIRVYIKNLREIIGKEKISTIRGIGYKFE from the coding sequence ATGAGAGTTTTATTATTAGAAGATGACAATTTATTAAGTGATTTACTTAATGACCATTTAATTGATAAAGGTTATGACGTAACTTTATGTCTAAATGGACAAGATGCTTTAGAATATTTAATTGATGAAAAGTTCGATTTTGCACTTTTAGATATTAATACTCCTATTATGTCTGGACTTGAAGTTCTTAAAACAATTAGAGAAGAGTATAAAATTAAAATACCTGTAATAATTTTAACAGCTTATCAAGATACAAAACATTTAAAAGACTCTTTTGAAAATGGTGTTGATGATTATATAAAAAAGCCTTTTGATTTAGAAGAATTAGATCAAAGAATTTTAAGATTATGTAGACAGTTCTCAATTGAACAAAATGACAATATTGTAATAACTCCAACAATCTCTTTTGACCCTGATTCTTGTAGAATTACTTTAGAAGATAAGAGTGTAAGTATTGCTCAAAAAGAAAGAGATATTTTAAAATACTTTTGTACTCATAAAAAAAGAGTAATCTCAAGTGATGAGTTATTGCAAAATATTTGGGCTTATGAAGAGATTCCAACAGATGCAACTATAAGAGTATATATCAAAAACTTAAGAGAAATTATTGGAAAAGAGAAGATTAGTACAATTAGAGGAATAGGATATAAATTTGAATAA